In the Harmonia axyridis chromosome 3, icHarAxyr1.1, whole genome shotgun sequence genome, one interval contains:
- the LOC123676923 gene encoding transcription factor ETV6, with translation MALGTAGMAPVRYERSSWNMYQPYYPEVEDHLPKDPRQWTRDDVATWVKFLTSQHRLPEVPIGRFLMNGKALCLMTPSMFLDRVPLGGKLFYKDFQLRLSAYLYSN, from the exons ATGGCATTAGGAACAGCAGGCATGGCACCAGTACGTTATGAACGGAGCTCTTGGAATATGTATCAACCATATTATCCGGAAGTGGAGGATCATTTACCTAAAG ATCCAAGACAATGGACTCGAGATGACGTTGCCACATGGGTAAAATTCCTAACGTCTCAACACAGACTACCAGAGGTACCAATAGGCAGATTTTTGATGAATGGCAAAGCTCTGTGCTTGATGACTCCTTCTATGTTCCTCGACAGAGTGCCACTGGGCGGAAAATTGTTTTACAAAGACTTCCAACTAAGGCTGTCCGCCTATCTGTATTCAAACTGA